CTGCCGTCCGGTTGGCGTACTGAAAATGACCGACGAAGCCGGTGAAGACGCCAAACTGCTGGCCGTACCGCACAGCAAGCTGAGCAAAGAGTACGATCACATCAAAGATGTGAACGACCTGCCAGAACTGCTGAAAGCCCAGATCGCTCACTTCTTCGAGCACTACAAAGATCTGGAAAAAGGCAAGTGGGTGAAAGTTGAAGGTTGGGACGACGCCGCTGCCGCTAAAGCAGAGATCGTGGCTTCCTTCGAGCGCGCCGCTAAAAAATAATTTTTTTTGCGCCGCCGATGAAAAAAAACACCGCTCAATGAGCGGTGTTTTTTATTATGCTTCGTCGTGACGCTTCAGCCAGTCACCGCTTTCAATCAGCGGATACCCCTCTACGCTGTGTCGATACAGGTAGATCCACGCACTACCATAAGGCGTCTGGATCAGTTCGCGCTTATAGTCCTTGGTGTTGCTTTTAAGCTCGTCAAGCTCGGCCAAAATCGATGAGTTAATACGGTACACCTCACAGTGTATCGTGCCCTCTCCAGGGATCGCTGCCGGGTAATGGCCCAGATTATAAATCTGATAGCCTTCGAGCTCATGCTCGCCTAACCATTGGGCGTTGGTCATCCAATGGCTGTTTCCCTGTTTGCGTCGTAAACTGCCGTAGACAATTATTCGCATTGCTAAAACTCAAACTGATAGAGCAAATCTAGCGCCTGGTCGAGACCAGACACCGCTTCAAGATACAACTTAGGCATCAGGCGGTAACGCAACGTCAACGTAGCCAGCGAGTCGAAAATACCCACCCCATATTTTACTTGTAAGCCGGGGAGGACATAACCACTCACGACAACCTGGGAGCTGTCGCCAACGCCGGCGGTATCAAGTGCCAGATTACTAACGCCAAATGCTTCGCCGATTTTACCCACAAGTTGACCACTTTGCGCAACCCCCATGCC
The nucleotide sequence above comes from Serratia rhizosphaerae. Encoded proteins:
- the ppa gene encoding inorganic diphosphatase, translated to MSLNQVPAGKDLPEDIYVVIEIPANADPIKYEVDKETGALFVDRFMSTAMFYPCNYGYINNTLSLDGDPVDVLVPTPYPLQPGSVIRCRPVGVLKMTDEAGEDAKLLAVPHSKLSKEYDHIKDVNDLPELLKAQIAHFFEHYKDLEKGKWVKVEGWDDAAAAKAEIVASFERAAKK
- a CDS encoding gamma-glutamylcyclotransferase family protein → MRIIVYGSLRRKQGNSHWMTNAQWLGEHELEGYQIYNLGHYPAAIPGEGTIHCEVYRINSSILAELDELKSNTKDYKRELIQTPYGSAWIYLYRHSVEGYPLIESGDWLKRHDEA